A part of Acidimicrobiales bacterium genomic DNA contains:
- a CDS encoding DUF362 domain-containing protein: MTPVSRRTFLLRSAEVGLGVAAVGLVGARLLRGEHEPWDARAFPPPGASRVAVLPAASYTGDLEGTVSDGLRAVGADLRGRSVLLKPNLVEYDAGTVINTDPRLVAAAVVAVRRLGAVDVVVGEGPGHRRDTEFVVATSGLADALGAVEAPFTDLNTAAMAPRRLESHYTGLRDLWLPEPVLGADVVISMPKMKTHHWAGVTLSMKNLFGTMPSRLYGWPKNVLHWAGIAQSILDITGAVRPAYAIVDGIVGMEGDGPIKGTPVDAGVLVFGNDPVATDVTATMVMGLDPERVDYLVEAGRFLGQADPARIRQEGEDPEAVAVPFSVLPRWRRLQVGAPADEGSGGPDAPA, encoded by the coding sequence GTGACCCCGGTGAGCCGGCGGACGTTCCTGCTGCGATCGGCCGAGGTCGGCCTGGGCGTGGCCGCCGTGGGCCTGGTGGGTGCCCGGCTGCTCCGCGGCGAGCACGAGCCGTGGGACGCCCGGGCCTTCCCGCCGCCGGGCGCCAGCAGGGTGGCCGTGCTCCCGGCGGCGTCGTACACCGGCGACCTCGAGGGCACGGTGTCGGACGGCCTGCGCGCCGTCGGCGCCGATCTCCGGGGACGCTCGGTGCTGCTCAAGCCGAACCTGGTGGAGTACGACGCCGGCACCGTGATCAACACCGACCCACGCCTGGTGGCGGCCGCGGTCGTCGCGGTGCGCCGGCTCGGCGCGGTCGACGTGGTCGTGGGCGAGGGTCCCGGGCACCGCCGCGACACCGAGTTCGTGGTCGCGACGTCGGGCCTGGCCGACGCCCTCGGAGCCGTCGAGGCGCCCTTCACCGACCTCAACACCGCGGCCATGGCACCGCGGCGCCTCGAGAGCCACTACACGGGGCTGCGCGACCTGTGGCTGCCGGAGCCGGTCCTGGGCGCCGACGTCGTGATCTCCATGCCCAAGATGAAGACCCACCACTGGGCCGGGGTGACGCTGTCGATGAAGAACCTCTTCGGCACCATGCCGAGCCGCCTCTACGGGTGGCCCAAGAACGTGCTGCACTGGGCCGGCATCGCCCAGAGCATCCTCGACATCACCGGCGCGGTGCGGCCGGCCTACGCCATCGTCGACGGGATCGTGGGCATGGAGGGCGACGGCCCGATCAAGGGAACGCCCGTCGACGCGGGGGTGCTCGTGTTCGGCAACGACCCTGTGGCCACCGACGTCACCGCCACCATGGTGATGGGCCTCGACCCCGAGCGGGTCGACTACCTCGTCGAGGCCGGGCGGTTCCTGGGGCAGGCCGACCCGGCGAGGATCCGCCAGGAGGGGGAGGACCCCGAGGCCGTGGCCGTGCCCTTCAGCGTCCTCCCCCGGTGGCGCCGCCTGCAGGTGGGCGCGCCCGCCGACGAGGGGAGCGGCGGGCCCGACGCCCCGGCCTGA
- a CDS encoding type 1 glutamine amidotransferase: MARPRIAADRRALAIGDDATAPGFVGERLSERGIEVVVAVRGGPEPLPSLDGFDVLVPLGSVWSVDDPAFAWWMDTELATIRAAVEAGLPVLGICFGAQAMSAALGGVVGRAARPEIGWYTVESDVPDVIPPGPWFEWHGDTFTVPDGAVELARSPVGPQAFRVGPHLAVQFHPEVTGEILRSWVIDGHGELSRENLDGAAILAAGERHLPVARLACHRLVDHFLDSAFG; this comes from the coding sequence ATGGCTCGACCCCGGATCGCCGCCGACCGTCGGGCGCTGGCGATCGGTGACGACGCAACCGCCCCGGGCTTCGTGGGCGAGCGCCTGTCCGAGCGCGGGATCGAGGTGGTGGTCGCGGTGCGGGGTGGTCCCGAGCCCCTCCCGTCCCTCGACGGCTTCGACGTGCTCGTGCCCCTCGGGTCGGTGTGGTCGGTCGACGATCCCGCCTTCGCCTGGTGGATGGACACCGAGCTCGCCACCATCCGGGCCGCCGTCGAGGCCGGCCTGCCCGTGCTCGGGATCTGCTTCGGCGCGCAGGCCATGTCGGCGGCGCTGGGCGGCGTGGTCGGCCGGGCCGCACGGCCGGAGATCGGCTGGTACACGGTGGAGTCCGACGTGCCCGACGTGATCCCGCCCGGCCCGTGGTTCGAGTGGCACGGCGACACCTTCACCGTCCCCGACGGGGCCGTGGAGCTGGCCCGGAGCCCGGTCGGCCCGCAGGCCTTCCGGGTCGGGCCCCATCTCGCGGTGCAGTTCCACCCCGAGGTCACCGGGGAGATCCTGCGCTCGTGGGTTATCGACGGTCACGGCGAGCTGAGCCGGGAGAACCTCGACGGCGCCGCCATCCTGGCCGCCGGCGAGCGGCACCTGCCGGTGGCCCGGCTCGCGTGCCACCGGCTCGTCGACCACTTCCTCGACTCGGCGTTCGGGTGA
- the acs gene encoding acetate--CoA ligase, translating into MSEPTIEDYYSEKRTFPPPDGFARAALVSDTHLYDEAAADYQGFWARQAAELLDWATDWHTICEWDLPFARWFVGGTLNVSHNCLDRHVAAGRGDKVAFHWEGEPGDTRTITYAGLLGEVQRFANVLKGLGVQRGDRVNIYLPMIPELAVAMLACARIGAAHSVVFGGFSSDALADRINDAEATVLITADGGWRRGSIVPLKANADVSLVSTPSIEHVVVVRRTGQDVHMERGRDRWWHELMADAERACPAEPVDAEQLLFLLYTSGTTAKPKGIMHTTGGYLAQVAFTHKYVFDLHADTDVYWCAADIGWVTGHSYIVYGPLANGATSVMYEGTPDFPARDRWWDIVERYGVTILYTAPTAIRTFMKWGTKELEKHDLSSLRLLGSVGEPINPEAWMWYQEHVGGGRCPVVDTWWQTETGGIMISPLPGCTTTKPGSATFPLPGIGADVVDDEAHVVERGGGYLTLTRPWPSMLRGIWGDPERYRDTYWSRFPGRYFAGDGAKVDDDGYLWLLGRVDDVMNVSGHRISTTEVESSLVAHPTVAEAAVVGAKDDLTGQAIIAFVTLVGGIDADAEHGEALRAHVAKHIGPIARPKTIVFTPDLPKTRSGKIMRRLLRDVAEGRDLGDTTTLADASVVDEIRTRATISPQEG; encoded by the coding sequence ATGAGCGAGCCGACCATCGAGGACTACTACTCGGAGAAGCGCACCTTCCCGCCCCCGGACGGGTTCGCGCGGGCCGCGCTCGTGTCCGACACGCACCTGTACGACGAGGCCGCGGCCGACTACCAGGGGTTCTGGGCCCGCCAGGCCGCCGAGCTGCTCGACTGGGCCACCGACTGGCACACGATCTGCGAGTGGGACCTCCCCTTCGCCAGGTGGTTCGTGGGCGGCACCCTGAACGTGAGCCACAACTGCCTCGACCGCCACGTGGCGGCCGGCCGGGGCGACAAGGTGGCCTTCCACTGGGAGGGTGAGCCCGGCGACACCCGCACCATCACCTACGCCGGCCTCCTGGGCGAGGTGCAGCGGTTCGCCAACGTCCTGAAGGGCCTGGGCGTGCAGCGCGGCGACCGGGTGAACATCTACCTCCCGATGATCCCCGAGCTGGCGGTGGCCATGCTGGCGTGCGCCCGCATCGGCGCGGCCCACTCGGTGGTGTTCGGCGGGTTCTCCTCCGACGCCCTGGCCGACCGCATCAACGACGCCGAGGCCACGGTGCTGATCACCGCCGACGGCGGGTGGCGTCGGGGCAGCATCGTGCCGCTCAAGGCCAACGCCGACGTGTCGCTGGTGAGCACCCCGTCGATCGAGCACGTGGTGGTGGTGCGGCGGACCGGCCAGGACGTCCACATGGAGCGGGGCCGCGACCGCTGGTGGCACGAGCTGATGGCCGACGCCGAGCGTGCGTGCCCGGCCGAGCCCGTCGACGCCGAGCAGCTGCTGTTCCTGCTGTACACCTCGGGCACGACGGCCAAGCCCAAGGGGATCATGCACACCACCGGCGGCTACCTCGCCCAGGTGGCGTTCACCCACAAGTACGTCTTCGACCTCCACGCCGACACCGACGTCTACTGGTGCGCCGCCGACATCGGGTGGGTCACGGGCCACAGCTACATCGTGTACGGGCCCCTCGCCAACGGTGCCACCAGCGTCATGTACGAGGGAACCCCCGACTTCCCGGCCCGCGACCGGTGGTGGGACATCGTCGAGCGGTACGGGGTCACGATCCTCTACACAGCGCCCACCGCCATCCGGACGTTCATGAAGTGGGGGACCAAGGAGCTCGAGAAGCACGACCTGTCGTCCCTGCGCCTCCTCGGCAGCGTGGGTGAGCCCATCAACCCCGAGGCGTGGATGTGGTACCAGGAGCACGTCGGTGGCGGCCGGTGCCCCGTCGTCGACACGTGGTGGCAGACCGAGACCGGCGGGATCATGATCAGCCCGCTGCCCGGCTGCACCACCACCAAGCCCGGCTCGGCCACGTTCCCGCTGCCGGGCATCGGCGCCGACGTGGTCGACGACGAGGCCCATGTGGTCGAGCGGGGCGGCGGCTACCTCACGCTCACCCGGCCGTGGCCGTCGATGCTCCGGGGCATCTGGGGTGACCCCGAGCGCTACCGCGACACGTACTGGAGCCGGTTCCCCGGCCGCTACTTCGCCGGCGACGGCGCCAAGGTCGACGACGACGGCTACCTCTGGCTGCTGGGTCGGGTCGACGACGTCATGAACGTGTCCGGTCACCGCATCTCGACCACCGAGGTCGAGTCGAGCCTCGTCGCGCACCCTACGGTCGCCGAGGCCGCCGTGGTGGGCGCCAAGGACGACCTGACCGGCCAGGCGATCATCGCCTTCGTCACGCTGGTCGGTGGCATCGACGCCGACGCCGAGCACGGCGAGGCGCTCCGCGCGCACGTGGCCAAGCACATCGGCCCGATCGCCCGGCCGAAGACGATCGTCTTCACCCCCGACCTCCCCAAGACCCGCAGCGGCAAGATCATGCGCCGGCTGCTCCGCGACGTGGCCGAGGGCCGTGATCTCGGCGACACGACCACGCTGGCCGACGCCTCGGTGGTGGACGAGATCCGCACCCGAGCCACGATCTCGCCCCAGGAGGGCTGA
- a CDS encoding SDR family NAD(P)-dependent oxidoreductase, with protein MGERFRLAGAHAVVTGGSSGIGLATARALAGRGAAVSLVARDPGRLAAAARCAPGAGAPFATASADVADGVALAAAITALEATQGPTDILVASAGVTRPGHFAALPEAEFHRQMDVNYFGTLHAIRAVAPGMVRRGHGSIVCISSAAGLLGVFGYSAYGPTKYAVRGLAETVGVELRPHGVQVAVAYPPDVDTPMLHGEAPLKPPELVALSGSIRPLSAERVAAAIVDGIERRRCVIVPDPSTRVLRVVAGAAPGLTRRVTDLLVARARAARPTRPIGAPILEEGDQRWR; from the coding sequence ATGGGGGAGCGGTTCCGACTGGCCGGGGCGCACGCCGTGGTCACCGGCGGTTCGAGCGGCATCGGCCTGGCCACGGCGCGGGCCCTCGCCGGGCGCGGGGCGGCCGTCTCGCTCGTTGCCCGCGACCCCGGGCGGCTCGCCGCCGCGGCCCGCTGCGCCCCCGGGGCGGGGGCGCCCTTCGCGACCGCCTCCGCCGACGTCGCCGACGGGGTGGCGCTGGCCGCGGCGATCACGGCGCTGGAGGCGACGCAGGGACCCACCGACATCCTGGTGGCGTCGGCCGGCGTCACCCGGCCGGGCCACTTCGCCGCCCTCCCCGAGGCCGAGTTCCACCGGCAGATGGACGTGAACTACTTCGGCACGCTCCACGCCATCCGCGCCGTCGCCCCCGGCATGGTGCGCCGCGGTCACGGCAGCATCGTGTGCATCTCCTCGGCCGCGGGCCTGCTCGGCGTGTTCGGCTACTCCGCCTACGGCCCCACCAAGTACGCCGTGCGTGGGCTGGCCGAGACGGTGGGCGTGGAGCTGCGACCCCACGGGGTGCAGGTGGCGGTCGCCTACCCGCCCGACGTCGACACGCCGATGCTGCACGGTGAGGCGCCCCTCAAGCCGCCCGAGCTGGTCGCCCTCTCGGGCTCCATCAGGCCCCTGTCGGCCGAGCGGGTCGCGGCGGCGATCGTCGACGGCATCGAGCGCCGTCGGTGCGTGATCGTGCCCGACCCGTCCACGAGGGTGCTGCGGGTGGTGGCCGGCGCGGCCCCGGGCCTCACCCGGCGGGTCACCGACCTGTTGGTGGCACGCGCCCGGGCGGCCCGGCCGACGCGCCCGATCGGCGCCCCGATCCTCGAGGAGGGAGACCAGAGGTGGCGGTGA
- a CDS encoding fumarylacetoacetate hydrolase family protein, translating to MRMANVGGRASLVVDGRVVDVERASGGELSSDPMVVTDLAVHPRLRELLAAAEPWNLPELDPTHLGPPVPRPGKIVAAALNYRSHAEESRLSIPDEPHVFAKLTSCVAGPFDPIVVPAGRDQVDFEAEIVVVVGRTMKAVAERDVWSHLAGVTCGQDVSDRGEQFRPPARQFTLAKSYDTFGPIGPVLVSPDALDDRDDIGIVGRVDGAELQRSSSSDLIFSVPALLAWLTRFVTFHPGDLVFTGTPGGVGESRTPPVFLRPGMVVETEIPGVGVMRNPVVAG from the coding sequence GTGCGGATGGCCAACGTGGGTGGGCGGGCGTCACTCGTCGTCGACGGCCGGGTGGTCGACGTCGAGCGGGCCAGCGGGGGCGAGCTGTCATCCGACCCCATGGTCGTCACCGACCTCGCGGTCCACCCCCGGCTGCGCGAGCTGCTCGCCGCGGCCGAGCCCTGGAACCTGCCCGAGCTCGACCCCACCCACCTCGGTCCCCCCGTGCCGAGGCCCGGCAAGATCGTCGCCGCCGCCCTCAACTACCGCTCGCACGCCGAGGAGTCGCGGCTGAGCATCCCCGACGAGCCCCACGTGTTCGCCAAGCTCACGAGCTGCGTCGCCGGCCCCTTCGACCCCATCGTGGTGCCGGCCGGCCGGGATCAGGTCGACTTCGAGGCGGAGATCGTCGTCGTCGTCGGCCGCACCATGAAGGCGGTGGCGGAGCGCGACGTCTGGAGCCACCTCGCCGGCGTCACCTGCGGTCAGGACGTCTCCGACCGGGGCGAGCAGTTCCGCCCCCCGGCCAGGCAGTTCACGCTGGCCAAGAGCTACGACACCTTCGGTCCGATCGGCCCGGTGCTGGTCTCCCCCGACGCCCTGGACGACCGTGACGACATCGGCATCGTGGGCCGGGTCGACGGCGCCGAGCTGCAGCGGAGCTCGAGCAGCGACCTGATCTTCTCCGTCCCGGCGCTGCTGGCGTGGCTGACGCGATTCGTCACGTTCCATCCCGGCGACCTGGTCTTCACCGGCACCCCCGGCGGGGTCGGGGAGAGCCGCACCCCGCCGGTGTTCCTGCGCCCGGGCATGGTGGTGGAGACCGAGATCCCGGGCGTGGGGGTCATGCGCAACCCGGTGGTCGCCGGCTGA